Proteins encoded together in one Bradyrhizobium sp. CB82 window:
- a CDS encoding ABC-F family ATP-binding cassette domain-containing protein, with amino-acid sequence MIRLDNVSKQAGHQILFIEASAALNKGEKIGLVGPNGAGKTTLFRMIAGQELPDEGQVSIDRGITIGYFSQDVGEMSGRSAVAEVMDGAGPVSVVAAELRELEAAMADPDRADEMEEIIARYGEVQHHFEELDGYALDGRAREALAGLGFSQEMMEGDVGALSGGWKMRVALARILLMRPDVMLLDEPSNHLDLESLIWLEKFLRDYEGTLLMTSHDREFINRVIAKVIEIDSGSLTTYTGDYEFYEQQRALNEKQQQAQFERQQAMLAKEIKFIERFKARASHAAQVQSRVKKLDKIERVEPPRRRQTVAFDFLPAPRSGEDVVALKNVHKGYGSKRIYDGLDFMIRRRERWCVMGVNGAGKSTLLKLVAGASDPDHGTVALGGSVKMGYFAQHAMDLLDGDRTVFQSLEDAFPTAGQGSLRALAGCFGFSGDDVEKRCRVLSGGEKARLVMAKMLFDPPNFLALDEPTNHLDLATKEMLITALSDFEGTMLFVSHDRHFLSVLSNRVLELTPEGIHQYGGGYTEYVARTGQEAPGLRS; translated from the coding sequence ATGATCCGCCTCGACAACGTCAGCAAGCAAGCCGGCCACCAAATCCTTTTCATCGAAGCCTCCGCAGCGCTCAACAAGGGTGAGAAAATCGGCCTCGTCGGCCCCAACGGGGCCGGCAAGACCACGCTGTTCCGCATGATCGCGGGCCAGGAACTGCCCGACGAGGGCCAGGTCTCGATCGATCGCGGCATCACCATCGGCTATTTCAGCCAGGATGTCGGCGAGATGAGCGGCCGCAGCGCCGTGGCTGAAGTCATGGATGGAGCGGGGCCGGTCAGCGTGGTCGCGGCCGAGCTGCGCGAGCTCGAGGCTGCGATGGCCGATCCCGATCGTGCCGACGAGATGGAGGAGATCATCGCGCGCTATGGCGAGGTGCAGCATCATTTCGAGGAACTCGACGGCTATGCGCTGGACGGCCGGGCGCGCGAGGCCTTGGCGGGCCTCGGCTTCAGCCAGGAGATGATGGAGGGCGACGTCGGCGCGCTCTCCGGCGGCTGGAAGATGCGCGTCGCGCTGGCGCGCATCCTCCTGATGCGCCCCGATGTGATGCTGCTCGACGAGCCGAGCAACCATCTCGATCTGGAAAGCCTGATCTGGCTGGAAAAGTTTTTGCGCGACTATGAAGGCACGCTGCTGATGACCTCGCATGACCGCGAGTTCATTAACCGGGTGATAGCCAAGGTGATCGAAATCGATTCCGGCTCGCTCACCACTTACACCGGCGATTACGAGTTCTACGAGCAGCAACGTGCGCTGAATGAGAAGCAGCAGCAGGCCCAGTTCGAGCGCCAGCAGGCGATGCTCGCCAAGGAGATCAAGTTCATCGAGCGCTTCAAGGCGCGCGCGTCGCATGCCGCGCAAGTTCAGAGCAGGGTGAAGAAGCTCGACAAGATCGAGCGGGTCGAACCGCCGCGCCGCCGCCAGACCGTCGCCTTCGACTTTCTGCCTGCGCCGCGCTCGGGCGAGGACGTCGTGGCGCTGAAAAACGTCCATAAGGGTTACGGCAGCAAGCGGATCTATGACGGGCTCGATTTCATGATCCGCCGCCGCGAGCGCTGGTGCGTGATGGGCGTCAACGGCGCCGGCAAGTCGACCTTGCTCAAGCTCGTGGCCGGTGCGAGCGATCCCGATCATGGCACGGTGGCGCTCGGGGGCAGCGTCAAGATGGGCTATTTCGCGCAGCACGCGATGGACCTGCTGGACGGCGACCGCACCGTGTTCCAGTCGCTGGAGGACGCGTTCCCGACTGCAGGGCAGGGGTCGTTGCGCGCGCTCGCCGGCTGCTTCGGTTTCTCCGGCGACGACGTCGAGAAGCGCTGCCGCGTGCTCTCCGGCGGCGAGAAGGCGCGCCTCGTGATGGCCAAGATGCTGTTCGACCCGCCGAACTTCCTGGCGCTGGACGAGCCGACCAACCATCTCGATCTCGCCACCAAGGAGATGCTGATCACGGCGCTGTCGGATTTCGAAGGCACCATGCTGTTCGTCTCGCATGACCGGCACTTCCTCAGCGTGCTCTCCAACCGCGTGCTGGAGCTGACGCCCGAGGGCATTCACCAATATGGCGGCGGCTACACCGAATACGTCGCCCGCACCGGCCAGGAAGCGCCGGGATTGCGGAGCTAG
- a CDS encoding amidohydrolase family protein yields the protein MGGLVIRGGRVVDPASGMDAVGDVAVMDGRIAAVGTSLGDAERTIDATGLVVAPGFIDLHAHGQSIPADRMQAFDGVTTTLDLEAGVLPVVAWYRKQAAKGRVLNYGASTNWAFARIGAMTGSNSESSLEAFGNAMRDRRWIDNVASDTEVDGILDRLAGGLNEGGIGIGILNAYAPGAGVQELTAVCQLAAAHDVPTFTHVAFMSRIDPESAAEAYIRLIGYAGATGAHMHICHFNSSSKTDIERCVKLVAKAQAQGLPITVEAYPYGTGSTVLAAAFFSDPEFVARNGTGYDSVQRVADGRRFRDREELLAAQAAEPSTLVLWHILDIENNAHHRDLLDMSVLYPGGAIASDAMPWTLSDGRTYTGDAWPLPKDATSHPRSAGCFTRFIREWVRERRTVSLLEGVRKCALIPAQILEHTTPAMRAKGRLAAGADADIVVFDYETLTDRAEFSAMNRASEGVRYLVVSGHPLITDGVLDVAARPGRPVRRPVAEG from the coding sequence ATGGGCGGTTTGGTGATCAGGGGCGGCCGGGTGGTCGATCCTGCCAGCGGGATGGATGCTGTCGGCGACGTGGCTGTCATGGACGGCCGGATCGCCGCGGTCGGCACTTCCCTTGGCGACGCCGAGCGGACGATCGATGCGACTGGCCTCGTGGTGGCGCCAGGCTTCATCGATCTGCATGCGCATGGCCAGTCGATCCCCGCCGATCGCATGCAGGCGTTCGACGGCGTGACGACGACGCTGGACCTCGAGGCCGGTGTGCTGCCGGTCGTTGCCTGGTATCGCAAACAGGCCGCGAAGGGACGCGTGCTCAACTACGGCGCCTCCACCAACTGGGCCTTCGCGCGTATCGGCGCGATGACGGGCTCCAACTCGGAAAGCTCGCTGGAGGCGTTCGGCAATGCCATGCGCGATCGCCGCTGGATCGACAACGTGGCGAGCGACACTGAGGTGGACGGCATCCTCGATCGTCTGGCGGGTGGGCTGAACGAAGGCGGCATCGGCATCGGCATCCTCAACGCCTACGCCCCCGGCGCTGGCGTGCAGGAGCTCACTGCGGTTTGCCAACTGGCGGCCGCGCATGACGTGCCGACCTTCACCCACGTCGCCTTCATGTCGCGCATCGATCCGGAAAGCGCGGCCGAGGCCTATATCCGCCTGATCGGCTATGCCGGCGCCACCGGCGCGCATATGCACATCTGCCACTTCAACTCCTCCAGCAAGACCGACATCGAACGTTGCGTGAAGCTGGTGGCCAAGGCGCAGGCGCAGGGGCTTCCGATCACGGTCGAAGCCTACCCTTACGGCACCGGTTCGACCGTGCTCGCAGCCGCGTTCTTTAGCGATCCCGAATTCGTGGCGCGCAACGGCACCGGCTACGACTCGGTACAGCGGGTTGCTGACGGAAGGCGCTTCCGCGATCGGGAGGAGCTGCTGGCGGCGCAGGCCGCGGAGCCCTCCACGCTGGTGCTCTGGCACATCCTCGATATCGAGAACAACGCACACCACCGCGATCTCCTGGACATGTCGGTGCTGTATCCCGGCGGCGCGATCGCGTCCGACGCCATGCCCTGGACGCTCTCCGATGGCCGCACCTACACTGGCGATGCCTGGCCGCTGCCCAAGGACGCCACGTCCCATCCGCGCTCGGCCGGCTGCTTCACGCGTTTCATCCGCGAATGGGTACGGGAGCGTCGCACGGTGTCGCTGCTGGAGGGCGTACGCAAATGCGCGCTGATCCCGGCGCAGATTCTCGAGCACACCACGCCCGCGATGCGTGCCAAGGGACGGCTCGCAGCCGGCGCCGATGCTGACATCGTGGTGTTCGACTACGAGACGCTGACCGACCGGGCGGAATTCTCCGCGATGAATCGTGCGTCGGAAGGCGTGCGCTACCTCGTGGTCAGCGGTCATCCGCTGATCACCGATGGCGTGCTGGATGTGGCGGCAAGGCCCGGCCGGCCGGTGCGCCGGCCCGTTGCCGAGGGCTGA
- a CDS encoding GTP-binding protein, whose protein sequence is MPVPVLLVAGFLGAGKTTVVNHLLAHADGRRIAAVVNDFGAINIDAELIMGAADGVVSLANGCICCSLEGDLLRTLAVLLRRDSRPDVIVIETSGVADPADVVRNLMDPLIFREAPLETVLCVVDATMQMAMLDDALLRSQIRAADVVALSKVDLVDAAGITQMRDALRAMRPSAVLVDALQGEVPGALLFAPDVDRAPAPREPGPKRPAAERFETMSWRSDKPVSLPRLQAAIGRLAPKLARAKGLFETVEQPGRVMVFQLAGGRATLTTGGTRVEGVARTRIVFVAEIGVLSREEIDRIMEGCLDAGTA, encoded by the coding sequence GTGCCTGTCCCGGTTCTGCTCGTGGCTGGGTTTCTCGGGGCGGGCAAGACCACGGTCGTGAACCATTTACTGGCGCATGCCGACGGACGTCGGATCGCAGCCGTCGTCAACGATTTCGGCGCGATCAACATCGACGCCGAGCTGATCATGGGCGCCGCCGATGGCGTTGTGAGTCTCGCCAATGGCTGCATCTGTTGCTCGCTGGAAGGCGATCTCCTGCGCACGCTTGCCGTGCTGCTGCGGCGTGATTCGCGGCCGGATGTCATCGTGATCGAAACCAGCGGCGTGGCCGACCCGGCGGACGTCGTGCGCAACCTGATGGATCCCCTGATCTTTCGCGAAGCGCCGCTGGAAACCGTGCTGTGCGTAGTGGACGCGACGATGCAGATGGCCATGCTGGACGATGCGTTGCTGCGATCTCAAATACGGGCAGCCGACGTGGTCGCGCTGAGCAAGGTAGATCTGGTCGACGCGGCCGGCATCACGCAGATGCGCGATGCCCTTCGCGCGATGCGCCCCTCAGCCGTCCTGGTCGATGCTCTCCAGGGCGAAGTGCCCGGAGCGCTGCTGTTTGCGCCCGACGTCGATCGCGCGCCGGCGCCACGCGAGCCGGGGCCGAAACGGCCGGCCGCCGAGCGGTTCGAAACCATGAGCTGGAGGTCGGACAAGCCGGTGTCGCTGCCGCGGTTGCAGGCGGCGATCGGCCGGCTCGCGCCGAAACTGGCGCGCGCGAAGGGGCTGTTCGAGACCGTCGAGCAGCCCGGGCGGGTGATGGTGTTTCAACTCGCCGGCGGCCGGGCGACGCTGACCACAGGCGGGACAAGGGTCGAGGGGGTAGCGCGAACGCGGATCGTCTTCGTTGCGGAGATCGGCGTCCTCTCGCGCGAGGAGATCGATCGTATCATGGAAGGCTGCCTCGACGCCGGCACGGCATGA
- a CDS encoding dienelactone hydrolase family protein, whose protein sequence is MSDAAAAPETVYFRSADGGTQLVGYLFRPTKAGPVPAIVLLHGRGGPYSSNVNAGCTVVGPEASSPCNATTLSKRHAMWGEYWAARGYLALLPDSFGPRGKAHGFGRFTHDDPDRDDVNEKTVRPLDAEGALAYLRSRGDVIGNQIFLQGWSNGGSTALNVMIRQGANLAAGFRGALAFYPGCGPKALLQPTISTTAPIAIFLGADDEEVSPAFCQQAADRARQAGSKIDVTVYPGATHDFDDPSSQRQSVAANQAALNDVQGKAVATVARWKN, encoded by the coding sequence ATGTCCGACGCGGCAGCCGCACCAGAGACGGTCTATTTCCGCAGCGCCGACGGCGGCACGCAGCTGGTCGGCTACCTGTTCCGGCCGACTAAGGCGGGCCCCGTTCCTGCCATCGTGCTGTTGCACGGCCGCGGAGGGCCCTATTCCAGCAACGTCAATGCTGGCTGCACCGTCGTTGGCCCCGAGGCCTCCTCACCCTGCAACGCCACGACCTTGTCGAAACGGCACGCGATGTGGGGCGAGTACTGGGCAGCGCGCGGCTATCTGGCGCTGCTGCCGGACAGTTTTGGTCCGCGCGGCAAGGCCCACGGTTTCGGCCGCTTCACCCATGACGATCCCGACCGCGACGACGTCAACGAGAAGACCGTGCGTCCGCTCGATGCCGAGGGGGCGCTGGCCTATTTGCGCAGCCGCGGCGATGTGATCGGCAACCAGATCTTCCTCCAGGGCTGGTCGAACGGCGGCAGCACCGCGCTGAACGTGATGATCCGGCAAGGCGCAAACCTGGCAGCCGGCTTTCGCGGCGCACTCGCGTTCTATCCGGGTTGCGGACCGAAGGCGCTGTTGCAGCCGACGATCTCCACGACCGCGCCGATCGCCATTTTCCTGGGCGCCGACGACGAGGAGGTGTCGCCCGCGTTCTGCCAGCAGGCCGCCGACCGGGCGCGCCAGGCCGGCAGCAAGATCGACGTCACGGTCTATCCGGGCGCGACCCATGATTTCGACGATCCCTCGTCGCAGCGCCAGTCGGTCGCCGCAAACCAGGCGGCGTTGAACGACGTGCAGGGCAAGGCCGTTGCTACGGTTGCACGCTGGAAAAATTGA
- a CDS encoding HD domain-containing phosphohydrolase — translation MPVSNAPGPRAASSFVHVLADSSDKLSGVCSIVERKFAVAGERLDAEARLPHSPIAVVVRADLRDVDNIAALKKRAARLAKADKRIFLVEPPSHVCISQAYALGATHVLPGAPNQTKLLAALLGSPNPDATSADGQSQPEDAVEAAATAIGSMFSSVMLGETIDVDGAKEAGRKIANRIAEHGLSEWLTTVRRHHEGTYQHCLLVTGVAIDFGLSLGVRKDDLERLYSAAMFHDIGKAKIPLTILDKPGRLDANERTLIKTHPIAGYEVLKDHANISPEILDAVRHHHEYLDGSGYPDALCADSITDVVRILTISDIFAALIEHRSYRPTMPRKQAYGILLGMQGKLEKALVASFKQVALTR, via the coding sequence GTGCCAGTCAGCAACGCCCCTGGGCCTCGGGCGGCTTCCTCGTTCGTGCATGTGCTTGCCGACAGCTCCGACAAGCTGTCGGGGGTTTGCTCGATCGTCGAGCGGAAGTTCGCCGTGGCAGGCGAACGGCTCGATGCCGAGGCACGGCTACCGCACTCGCCGATTGCCGTCGTCGTGCGGGCGGACCTTCGCGACGTCGACAACATCGCTGCGCTGAAGAAGCGAGCGGCGCGACTGGCCAAGGCGGACAAGCGCATCTTCCTGGTCGAGCCGCCTTCGCATGTTTGCATCTCGCAGGCTTACGCTCTCGGCGCCACGCACGTCCTGCCGGGCGCGCCCAACCAGACCAAGCTCCTGGCGGCGCTATTGGGGTCGCCGAACCCGGATGCCACATCCGCCGATGGCCAATCGCAACCGGAAGATGCGGTCGAGGCGGCCGCGACCGCCATCGGCTCGATGTTCAGCTCGGTCATGCTCGGTGAAACCATCGACGTCGACGGAGCGAAGGAGGCCGGCCGCAAGATCGCCAACCGCATCGCCGAGCACGGCCTGTCGGAATGGCTCACGACTGTGCGGCGCCATCATGAGGGAACCTACCAGCATTGCCTGCTGGTCACCGGCGTCGCGATCGATTTCGGGCTAAGTCTCGGCGTCAGGAAAGACGATCTCGAACGGCTGTATTCGGCGGCCATGTTTCACGACATCGGCAAGGCGAAGATTCCGCTCACGATCCTCGACAAGCCGGGGCGCCTGGACGCCAACGAGCGCACGCTGATAAAGACGCACCCGATCGCGGGATACGAGGTTCTGAAGGATCATGCCAACATCTCGCCCGAGATCCTCGATGCGGTACGTCACCACCACGAATATCTCGACGGCAGCGGATATCCGGACGCGCTTTGCGCCGACAGCATTACGGATGTCGTTCGAATTCTCACCATCTCCGACATCTTCGCCGCACTGATCGAGCACCGGTCATACCGACCGACCATGCCGCGCAAGCAGGCCTACGGCATTCTCCTGGGAATGCAGGGCAAGCTCGAAAAGGCGCTGGTCGCCTCATTCAAGCAGGTCGCGCTGACCCGCTGA
- a CDS encoding PilZ domain-containing protein yields the protein MRFDSRKSHRVRMDHKQPVNLMGADGTWRRTCVLLDVSDTGAKIEVEGTLDVLQAREFFMLLSSTGLAYRRCELVWIDGTMAGIHFIRPGTRKGPAKAKNELATQKTRGR from the coding sequence ATGAGATTCGACAGTCGCAAATCACACCGCGTCCGGATGGATCACAAGCAGCCCGTCAACCTGATGGGCGCCGACGGCACCTGGCGCCGTACCTGCGTGCTGCTTGATGTTTCGGATACCGGCGCCAAGATCGAGGTCGAGGGAACTCTCGACGTGCTGCAAGCGAGGGAATTCTTCATGCTGCTGTCCTCGACCGGCCTCGCCTATCGCCGCTGCGAATTGGTATGGATCGACGGAACGATGGCGGGGATTCACTTCATCAGGCCGGGAACCAGGAAAGGACCAGCGAAGGCCAAAAACGAACTAGCGACGCAGAAGACCAGGGGCAGGTAG
- a CDS encoding DUF2336 domain-containing protein — protein sequence MNAILPADIVAELESTIAGCAYERRVRMLRQTTDLLVAGRNRLQEPEINALDQVLLRIAERIEPKALTQLSAALVDLSLAPRETSRRLAFHDDPMVAGPLLLKSRILSESDLEAIATSRGEQHLLAIAGRSSLDPALTDILLKRGGKNVGRALVSNPGATFSDAGHAMLIARAQHDGEIARGLAFRPDTPDKIVRGLFPRLTPEARASILDAAAPALRERIETMLCPTPAAARPKLPSSIDYSEARLSVVALNRVGKLNDSTINRFAVRGEAANLIASLSVLSGAPIDVIEKIIADEDCEALVMACRASRLNWQTTLAILCNRGGSRLSYEQRERAQKLFDELYLSTSQWTVRWGEMAASAVAADNNNKRLKSGANR from the coding sequence ATGAATGCCATTTTGCCTGCCGATATTGTTGCCGAGCTCGAAAGCACCATCGCAGGGTGCGCTTATGAGCGCCGCGTCCGTATGCTTCGGCAGACGACCGACCTGCTCGTTGCAGGTCGCAATCGTCTTCAGGAGCCAGAGATCAATGCGCTGGACCAGGTCCTGCTTCGCATTGCGGAACGCATTGAGCCGAAGGCGCTCACGCAGCTGAGCGCAGCGCTGGTCGATCTGAGTTTGGCTCCCAGGGAAACGTCGCGCCGGCTTGCGTTCCATGATGACCCAATGGTTGCCGGCCCGCTCCTTCTCAAGTCCCGCATCCTCTCGGAGAGCGACCTGGAGGCGATCGCAACATCACGCGGCGAGCAGCATTTGCTGGCGATCGCCGGACGGAGCTCGCTTGATCCAGCCCTGACGGACATCCTGCTCAAGCGCGGCGGCAAGAATGTCGGTCGCGCGCTCGTGAGCAATCCGGGCGCCACGTTTTCCGACGCAGGCCATGCCATGCTGATCGCCAGGGCCCAACACGACGGCGAGATCGCGAGGGGGCTGGCATTCCGGCCCGACACGCCCGACAAAATCGTCCGCGGGCTCTTCCCCAGGCTGACGCCGGAGGCCAGAGCCTCCATACTTGATGCAGCCGCCCCCGCCTTGCGCGAGCGGATCGAGACCATGCTGTGCCCGACGCCAGCCGCGGCACGGCCGAAGCTACCGTCATCGATCGACTATTCGGAAGCGCGGCTCTCCGTCGTCGCGCTCAACCGCGTCGGCAAGCTCAACGATTCAACCATCAACCGCTTCGCCGTCCGCGGCGAGGCGGCCAATCTGATCGCCTCACTCTCGGTGCTGTCGGGTGCGCCGATCGACGTGATTGAAAAGATCATCGCAGACGAGGATTGCGAAGCGCTGGTCATGGCCTGCCGCGCCTCCCGCCTGAACTGGCAGACGACTCTCGCAATTCTCTGCAATCGCGGCGGCTCGCGCCTTTCCTACGAACAGCGCGAGCGCGCCCAAAAGCTGTTCGATGAGCTCTATCTTTCGACAAGCCAGTGGACCGTGCGCTGGGGCGAAATGGCCGCGAGCGCAGTTGCCGCTGACAATAACAACAAGCGTCTGAAATCGGGAGCCAACCGATGA
- a CDS encoding AraC family transcriptional regulator, producing the protein MTFGAPTLGPKIFRFDDVDEFRSSIRTLDVEFTPLVRKIAAEQTILNLPGCDVNFTKSFPRIVDAQLVKNCTAVGFAMDDHEVPIRFNGAQRDRAAIVIGGGGAAFNTVEEVEREYASVMFTPEVMGRGWPETKANFRIHETSALALSWLRKLIREVIAAASEPVDAVEWPMRASAMRESLLAGIDAAFEGILPARWTARANDERHFGTFQEIRALLLDDLGQPIYSEELARKLGLSVRSLHDAVQRYRGMSLHRYLRLRRLWLVRKRLLAGPESVKAAALAFGFWHLSDFSRSYRHQFGETPSQTLERARKA; encoded by the coding sequence ATGACATTTGGGGCGCCGACGTTGGGGCCAAAGATATTTCGATTTGACGATGTTGACGAATTCCGCAGTTCGATTCGAACTCTGGACGTGGAATTTACACCGCTCGTGCGGAAGATAGCGGCCGAGCAGACCATCCTGAATCTGCCGGGGTGCGACGTCAATTTCACGAAATCCTTTCCGCGCATCGTGGACGCGCAACTCGTGAAGAATTGCACCGCGGTCGGCTTCGCAATGGACGACCACGAGGTTCCCATCCGTTTCAATGGCGCGCAGCGGGATCGAGCGGCCATCGTCATCGGCGGCGGCGGCGCTGCCTTCAACACGGTCGAGGAAGTCGAGCGGGAATACGCCTCGGTGATGTTCACGCCGGAGGTGATGGGGCGCGGCTGGCCGGAAACGAAGGCGAACTTCCGCATCCATGAAACGAGCGCGCTGGCGCTGAGCTGGCTGCGCAAGCTGATCAGGGAGGTGATCGCTGCTGCCTCGGAACCCGTCGATGCCGTCGAATGGCCGATGAGGGCGTCCGCGATGAGAGAATCCCTGCTTGCCGGGATCGACGCGGCGTTCGAAGGCATATTGCCGGCGCGCTGGACTGCGCGAGCCAACGATGAGCGGCATTTCGGGACTTTCCAGGAGATCCGTGCGCTGCTGCTCGATGACCTCGGGCAGCCCATTTACAGCGAGGAGTTGGCCAGGAAGCTCGGCCTGTCCGTGCGCAGCCTGCATGATGCGGTCCAGCGCTATCGCGGCATGAGCCTGCACCGCTATTTGCGCTTGCGGCGGCTGTGGCTCGTTCGCAAGCGGTTGCTGGCCGGGCCCGAGAGCGTGAAGGCGGCGGCGCTCGCCTTCGGCTTCTGGCACCTCAGCGACTTCTCGAGAAGCTATCGGCACCAGTTCGGGGAAACGCCGTCGCAAACGTTGGAGCGTGCCCGAAAGGCCTGA
- a CDS encoding NADPH-dependent FMN reductase, with product MGNRILVFYGSYRSDRMGIRLAHFVVNGLRIRGDDVAFIDAKAVGLPMLDRMYKEYPKGQAPEALETLAAQIRDADGFVFVTGEYNWGIQPGLKNLTDHFLEEWFWRPAAIVSYSAGRFSGARAATAWHGTLSEMGMVVISSTIAVGPIAQTLSAEGEPTGEGGKALERSFPRFADDLTWWVEAAKAQRAHKQPPY from the coding sequence ATGGGCAATCGCATCCTCGTTTTCTACGGTTCCTACCGCTCCGATCGGATGGGCATTCGCTTGGCGCATTTCGTCGTCAACGGCTTGCGGATCCGCGGCGACGACGTCGCCTTCATCGACGCGAAGGCGGTTGGCCTTCCCATGCTCGACCGCATGTACAAGGAATATCCAAAAGGGCAGGCACCAGAGGCCCTGGAGACGCTGGCCGCGCAGATCCGCGATGCCGACGGCTTCGTGTTCGTCACCGGCGAATACAATTGGGGTATTCAACCGGGCTTGAAGAACCTCACCGATCATTTTCTCGAGGAATGGTTCTGGCGCCCGGCCGCAATCGTCAGCTACTCCGCCGGTCGCTTCTCCGGCGCACGCGCCGCAACCGCCTGGCACGGCACGTTGTCGGAAATGGGCATGGTGGTGATATCGAGCACGATCGCGGTCGGTCCGATCGCCCAGACGCTGTCGGCGGAGGGCGAGCCGACGGGCGAGGGCGGCAAGGCGCTGGAACGCTCGTTCCCGCGTTTTGCCGACGATCTCACCTGGTGGGTCGAGGCTGCCAAGGCACAGCGCGCGCACAAGCAGCCGCCGTACTAA
- a CDS encoding helix-turn-helix domain-containing protein — translation MTSTTRDKMIAGAADLMSRRGVNATSMRDVVRHTATPRGSIGHHFPDGKPQLLAEAVRFAGQRVSVRLDKALSELGVIAGFRALVASWRRRLETTQFEAGCPVLAVAVDHYVGETSDKGDARDEATQQHLLDLAHDVFTDWQQVMLLALKREGLAAARATRLATLVVAVIEGTVALCRAARSTQPLDHAQQELELILSEALGRKAE, via the coding sequence ATGACATCAACCACCCGCGACAAGATGATTGCCGGCGCCGCCGATTTGATGAGCCGGCGCGGCGTCAACGCCACCAGCATGCGCGACGTCGTCCGCCACACGGCAACGCCGCGCGGCTCGATCGGCCACCATTTTCCGGACGGCAAGCCGCAACTCCTCGCCGAGGCCGTTCGCTTCGCCGGGCAGCGGGTCTCCGTGCGGTTGGACAAGGCTTTGAGCGAGCTCGGCGTCATCGCCGGCTTTCGCGCCCTCGTCGCATCCTGGCGGCGGCGGCTGGAGACGACGCAGTTCGAGGCCGGCTGTCCGGTGCTGGCGGTCGCCGTCGACCACTATGTCGGCGAGACATCGGACAAGGGTGATGCGCGCGACGAGGCGACGCAGCAGCATCTGCTCGACCTTGCCCACGACGTGTTCACCGACTGGCAGCAGGTCATGCTTTTGGCGCTCAAGCGAGAGGGCCTTGCGGCTGCGCGCGCAACCCGGCTCGCCACCCTGGTGGTCGCCGTCATCGAGGGTACGGTCGCGCTGTGCCGCGCCGCGCGCAGCACGCAGCCGCTCGATCACGCCCAGCAGGAACTCGAGCTGATCCTATCCGAAGCCCTGGGCCGGAAGGCCGAATAA